The following coding sequences lie in one Phacochoerus africanus isolate WHEZ1 chromosome 12, ROS_Pafr_v1, whole genome shotgun sequence genomic window:
- the LOC125113001 gene encoding olfactory receptor 4C11-like, translated as MQVNSSVNEFILSGLTQDALKEKLIFVIFLFLYLATLLANFLIVMTIRYSQTLRSPMYFFLFYLSFADACFSTTTAPRLIVDSISEKKIISYNECMTQIFAFHFFGCMEILVLILMSCDRYMAICKPLRYTTIMSQRVCGALVNLAWVGSCIHSLAQILLTLRLPFCGPNVIDHYFCDMQPLLKLACMDTYIINLHIVFNSGTICMVSFIMLFISYAFILHSLNKQNAEGRRKALSTCTSHIIVIILFYVPCIFTYARPLTIFPVDKMVAVFYTIGTPLLNPLVYTLRNAEVKNAMRKLWCNKF; from the coding sequence ATGCAGGTGAACAGCAGTGTGAATGAGTTCATTCTGTCTGGATTGACACAGGATGCACTAAAGgagaaattaatatttgtaatCTTCTTGTTTCTATACCTTGCAACTCTTTTGGCAAACTTCCTTATTGTGATGACTATAAGATATAGCCAGACACTTAGGagccccatgtacttcttccttttctatttatcCTTTGCTGATGCCTGCTTTTCAACAACCACTGCTCCTAGGTTGATAGTAGATTCCATATCTGAGAAGAAAATCATCTCCTACAATGAGTGCATGACCCAGATctttgcatttcatttctttggctgcATGGAGATCTTGGTGCTCATCCTCATGTCCTGTGATCGCTACATGGCCATTTGCAAGCCCTTGCGATACACAACCATCATGAGCCAGCGTGTCTGTGGTGCCTTGGTGAATCTGGCCTGGGTAGGGTCTTGCATACATTCTTTAGCACAGATTCTCTTGACTTTGAGGTTACCCTTCTGTGGCCCCAATGTTATTGATCACTATTTCTGTGATATGCAACCTTTGTTGAAACTTGCCTGCATGGATACTTACATTATCAATCTACATATTGTATTTAACAGTGGCACCATATGCATGGTGAGTTTCATAATGTTGTTTATCTCCTATGCTTTCATTTTACATTCTCTGAATAAGCAGAAtgcagaaggaagaaggaaagcccTCTCTACCTGCACCTCCCATATTATTGTTATCATCTTATTCTATGTACCATGCATATTTACCTACGCTCGCCCTCTAACCATATTTCCAGTGGACAAGATGGTGGCTGTATTTTACACTATTGGGACACCTTTACTCAACCCTCTGGTTTACACTCTGAGAAATGCAGAAGTCAAAAATGCCATGAGAAAGTTATGGTGCAACAAATTCTGA